Proteins encoded within one genomic window of Bos indicus x Bos taurus breed Angus x Brahman F1 hybrid chromosome 18, Bos_hybrid_MaternalHap_v2.0, whole genome shotgun sequence:
- the SYCE1L gene encoding synaptonemal complex central element protein 1-like isoform X2 → MVKKLQKEGSLEPQIEDLINRIHELQQAKEKSSEELGEAQALWEALRRDLDSLNGEKVHLEEVLSRKQEALRTLQLYCQRKAEEVQRNYMLAEHTEQISIQKSQITETQGQRKLGLPMEEQLEDLIGPHKDLWEFHMLKRRLAWEIRALQSSQEQLLTEERQALARLEDLERQLLAPPEAPAARAAICRLKAEPEKLQGEAPAQTQSTPEDRAGSGEAGPQLSSEGDLAPPMELVPTAPPGQ, encoded by the exons agggaagcctggagccaCAGATTGAAGATCTGATTAACCGGATTCATGAGCTTCAGCAAG CGAAGGAGAAATCCAGCGAGGAACTGGGAGAAGCCCAAGCTCTTTGGGAGGCCCTGCGTAGGGACCTGGACTCCT TGAATGGAGAGAAAGTGCACCTAGAGGAGGTTTTGAGCAGAAAGCAAG AGGCACTGCGGACCCTCCAGCTGTACTGCCAGAGGAAGGCGGAGGAGGTACAGAG gAACTACATGTTGGCGGAGCACACAGAGCAAATTTCTATCCAAAAGTCTCAGATCACAGAGACTCAAGGACAGAGGAAGTTGGG GTTGCCCATGGAAGAACAGCTGGAGGATTTGATAGGCCCGCACAAGGACCTCTGGGAATTCCAC ATGCTGAAGCGGCGACTGGCCTGGGAGATCCGTGCCCTGCAGAGCAGCCAGGAGCAGCTGCTCACCGAAG AGAGGCAGGCGCTGGCCCGGCTGGAGGACTTGGAGCGGCAGCTGCTTGCGCCGCCCGAGGCCCCCGCCGCCCGGGCGGCGATCTGCAG GCTGAAGGCGGAGCCGGAGAAACTCCAGGGGGAGGCCCCCGCCCAGACCCAGAGCACTCCAGAGGACCGGGCCGGCTCTGGAGAG GCCGGCCCCCAGCTCTCCAGTGAGGGCGACCTGGCGCCACCGATGGAGCTGGTCCCGACGGCACCCCCAGGCCAGTAG
- the SYCE1L gene encoding synaptonemal complex central element protein 1-like isoform X1, translated as MVKKLQKEGSLEPQIEDLINRIHELQQAKEKSSEELGEAQALWEALRRDLDSLNGEKVHLEEVLSRKQEALRTLQLYCQRKAEEVQRNYMLAEHTEQISIQKSQITETQGQRKLGLPMEEQLEDLIGPHKDLWEFHMLKRRLAWEIRALQSSQEQLLTEERQALARLEDLERQLLAPPEAPAARAAICRLKAEPEKLQGEAPAQTQSTPEDRAGSGEQAGPQLSSEGDLAPPMELVPTAPPGQ; from the exons agggaagcctggagccaCAGATTGAAGATCTGATTAACCGGATTCATGAGCTTCAGCAAG CGAAGGAGAAATCCAGCGAGGAACTGGGAGAAGCCCAAGCTCTTTGGGAGGCCCTGCGTAGGGACCTGGACTCCT TGAATGGAGAGAAAGTGCACCTAGAGGAGGTTTTGAGCAGAAAGCAAG AGGCACTGCGGACCCTCCAGCTGTACTGCCAGAGGAAGGCGGAGGAGGTACAGAG gAACTACATGTTGGCGGAGCACACAGAGCAAATTTCTATCCAAAAGTCTCAGATCACAGAGACTCAAGGACAGAGGAAGTTGGG GTTGCCCATGGAAGAACAGCTGGAGGATTTGATAGGCCCGCACAAGGACCTCTGGGAATTCCAC ATGCTGAAGCGGCGACTGGCCTGGGAGATCCGTGCCCTGCAGAGCAGCCAGGAGCAGCTGCTCACCGAAG AGAGGCAGGCGCTGGCCCGGCTGGAGGACTTGGAGCGGCAGCTGCTTGCGCCGCCCGAGGCCCCCGCCGCCCGGGCGGCGATCTGCAG GCTGAAGGCGGAGCCGGAGAAACTCCAGGGGGAGGCCCCCGCCCAGACCCAGAGCACTCCAGAGGACCGGGCCGGCTCTGGAGAG CAGGCCGGCCCCCAGCTCTCCAGTGAGGGCGACCTGGCGCCACCGATGGAGCTGGTCCCGACGGCACCCCCAGGCCAGTAG